The following are from one region of the Salvia hispanica cultivar TCC Black 2014 chromosome 1, UniMelb_Shisp_WGS_1.0, whole genome shotgun sequence genome:
- the LOC125202676 gene encoding protein SMAX1-LIKE 3: MRASGSSAVQQALTAEAAGMVKQAVVLAKRRGHAQVTPLHVANTMLSASPGGLFRVACLDSHSHPLQCKALELCFNVALNRLPASSSPSPAISNALVAAFKRAQAHQRRGDNIQQQQQQQQQPLLAVKIELEQLIISILDDPSVSRVMREAGFSSTQVKINVEKAISLHLSTSSSPSPTPKQTLSSSPARNEDLDVIIDTLLFKKEKRSLALVGENTSSLEATVKALMERVERGEVAESLKEVKFISIPPLYTFSNLHRDQVELKIRELTRLVQSLVGRGVVLYLGDLKWISDYVEREGSYYCSVEHMIMEIGRLVWSVGEMERFWLMGIATFQTYIKCRNGYHSLQTVWGLHPLTIPVNSLAFTLVSHSDEKSEGGENGEMKLSCCVECSEKFHGQVRDMEAGANGPALSRLPSWLKDESRRLNDKDQKSDAMKELCKKWNSFCSSVHKTPSSSSPPSLGDAMDTDGAQRFKEFNAENLNLLCNALEEKVPWQKEIIPEIAGTVLQCRSGMLRRKSQSSDVKEETWLLFLGPDQNQAKEKIARELAKIVFGSHSNFASFGLSSFVDSDCRNKRGRDECRSFIDRFAAAAAADPHRVFLVEDLEEADQCSQMGIKRAIEKGRIVDQNGEEVGLCDAIVVLSCESFSSRSRGSSPGDDRKEEEAGGILDLNMSFQDQDHDDLGILENVDRRLVFKIQDLR, translated from the exons ATGAGAGCTAGCGGCAGCTCTGCGGTGCAGCAAGCCCTGACGGCGGAGGCAGCCGGGATGGTGAAGCAAGCAGTGGTGCTGGCGAAGCGTCGCGGCCATGCACAAGTGACCCCACTCCACGTGGCCAACACCATGCTTTCCGCCTCCCCCGGCGGCCTCTTCCGCGTGGCCTGCCTCGACTCCCACTCCCACCCCCTCCAGTGCAAGGCTCTCGAGCTTTGCTTCAACGTGGCCCTCAACCGCCTCCCGGCCTCCTCCTCCCCCTCCCCGGCCATCTCCAACGCCCTCGTCGCTGCCTTCAAGCGCGCCCAGGCCCACCAGCGCCGCGGAGACAACAtccagcagcagcagcagcaacagcAACAACCCCTCCTTGCAGTGAAGATCGAGCTCGAGCAGCTCATCATCTCCATCCTCGACGACCCCAGCGTGAGCAGGGTCATGAGAGAGGCCGGGTTCTCGAGCACGCAGGTCAAGATCAACGTCGAGAAAGCAATCTCCTTGCACCTCTCCACCtcctcctctccctctcctACACCAAAACAAACCCTCTCCTCATCTCCAGCCAGGAACGAAGATTTGGATGTCATAATCGACACTTTACTATTCAAGAAGGAGAAAAGGAGCTTGGCCTTAGTTGGGGAGAACACATCCAGCTTAGAAGCTACTGTGAAAGCTTTAATGGAAAGGGTTGAGAGAGGGGAGGTGGCGGAGTCGTTAAAAGAGGTGAAGTTCATAAGCATCCCGCCGCTCTACACGTTCAGCAACCTCCACCGCGACCAGGTGGAGCTGAAGATAAGGGAGCTCACGCGCCTCGTGCAGAGCCTTGTCGGGAGAGGGGTGGTGCTGTATCTTGGAGATTTGAAATGGATCAGTGATTATGTGGAGAGGGAAGGGAGCTACTACTGCTCTGTGGAGCACATGATCATGGAGATTGGGAGATTGGTTTGGAGCGTTGGGGAGATGGAGAGGTTTTGGCTGATGGGGATCGCCACATTCCAAACTTACATCAAGTGTAGAAATGGCTACCACTCTCTCCAAACTGTTTGGGGGCTCCACCCTCTCACCATTCCTGTTAATAGCTTGGCTTTCACCCTTGTTTCCCACAG CGATGAGAAGAGTGAAGGTGGAGAAAATGGAGAGATGAAGCTTTCTTGCTGTGTGGAATGTTCAGAGAAATTCCACGGCCAAGTACGAGACATGGAAGCCGGTGCTAACGGCCCAGCCTTGTCGAGATTGCCTTCTTGGCTTAAAGATGAAAGTAGAAGACTAAATGACAAAGACCAG aaATCTGATGCGATGAAGGAGCTATGCAAAAAATGGAACTCATTCTGCAGCTCGGTTCACAAAACACCTTCATCCTCGTCACCACCATCACTCGGAGACGCCATGGACACGGACGGAGCACAAAGGTTCAAAGAATTTAACGCAGAGAATCTGAATCTCCTATGCAACGCGCTGGAGGAGAAGGTTCCATGGCAGAAGGAGATCATCCCGGAGATCGCGGGAACAGTCCTGCAGTGCAGGTCGGGAATGCTGAGGAGGAAAAGCCAGAGCAGCGACGTTAAAGAAGAGACATGGCTCCTTTTCCTCGGCCCGGACCAGAACCAAGCCAAGGAGAAGATCGCCAGAGAGTTGGCCAAGATCGTGTTCGGCTCACATTCAAACTTCGCATCATTCGGGCTGAGCAGCTTCGTGGATTCGGATTGCCGGAACAAGCGGGGGAGGGACGAGTGCAGGAGCTTCATCGATAGGTttgcagcggcggcggcggcggatccACACCGAGTTTTCTTGGTGGAGGATTTGGAGGAGGCGGATCAGTGCTCGCAGATGGGGATCAAGAGGGCGATCGAGAAGGGGAGGATTGTTGATCAGAATGGGGAGGAGGTTGGCCTCTGCGATGCCATTGTTGTGTTGAGCTGCGAGAGTTTCAGCTCCAGATCGAGGGGGTCTTCTCCTGGTGATGATCGGAAAGAGGAGGAGGCGGGCGGTATCTTGGATTTGAATATGTCGTTTCAAGATCAAGATCATGATGATTTGGGAATTCTTGAAAATGTTGATAGGCGCCTAGTGTTTAAGATTCAGGATTTGCGGTAA
- the LOC125192813 gene encoding putative UDP-glucuronate:xylan alpha-glucuronosyltransferase 4 isoform X1, producing MTAFLMQSNQNSMASKPSKPKPLTSSFLLFLIALLVFTTYYLRQLHDDFQIYPKPSLNPAWYDVVSREMGHEWFNIGLVNMDEDEAAALVTKGRVLKVEMGTLDEGLRWSDLFPEWINESSTKTRCPELPMPEFGRYEELDVVVARVPCRVCEGSGWRDVARLHVNLVVANLLVRSGRVGGERPVLAVFLGCCGPMWEIFRCDDLVLRVGDSWIYRPELRRIRQLVHLPVGSCQVSPALAQSGSELRGAEAYATVLHSSEAYVCGAIALAQSILQTNTTKDLILLADDHISPESIEALRSAGWKIKRIRRIRSPQSRKNSYNEWNYSKLRLWQLLDYDKVMFIDSDLIVTRSLDHFFTHPQISAAPNNKEIFNSGLMLLEPSLCTFRTLMKRRWLVRSYNGGDQGFLNEMFPWWHRLPKKINHLKFFRSDGGHEHRIADDAYALHYLGMKPWMCYKDYDCNWDKAATRRFASDSANERWWRVYDSMPEKLRQFCALTPEADARIRNNRVKAKRAKFGDGHWRIKVKDPRQIHLS from the exons ATGACAGCCTTCTTAATGCAAAG caatcaaaattcaatGGCCTCGAAGCCCTCGAAGCCGAAGCCCCTCACCTCCTCTTTCCTCCTCTTCTTGATAGCCCTCTTAGTCTTCACCACATACTACCTAAGACAGCTTCACGACGACTTCCAAATCTACCCCAAACCATCACTGAATCCAGCCTGGTACGACGTCGTATCACGGGAAATGGGGCACGAGTGGTTCAACATCGGGCTGGTGAACATGGATGAGGACGAAGCCGCAGCGTTGGTGACTAAAGGGAGGGTTTTGAAGGTGGAGATGGGAACGCTGGATGAGGGGTTGCGGTGGTCGGACTTGTTCCCAGAGTGGATCAACGAGAGCTCGACGAAGACGAGGTGCCCGGAGCTGCCCATGCCGGAGTTCGGGAGGTACGAGGAGCTGGATGTGGTGGTGGCTAGGGTTCCTTGTAGGGTGTGTGAGGGGAGTGGGTGGAGAGATGTTGCTAGGTTGCATGTGAATTTGGTGGTGGCTAATTTGTTGGTGAGGAGTGGGAGAGTGGGAGGTGAGAGGCCGGTTTTGGCGGTGTTTTTAGGGTGTTGTGGTCCGATGTGGGAGATTTTCCGATGTGATGATCTTGTGTTGCGAGTTGGTGATTCTTGGATTTATAGACCTGAGTTGAGGAGGATCAGACAGTTGGTGCACCTCCCGGTCGGAAGTTGCCAGGTCAGCCCGGCATTAGCACAATCCG GTTCAGAATTAAGAGGTGCAGAGGCATACGCGACAGTGCTACATTCCTCAGAAGCATACGTGTGTGGAGCCATAGCTCTAGCACAAAGCATCCTCCAAACAAACACGACCAAAGACCTCATCCTCCTCGCCGACGACCACATCTCCCCCGAATCAATTGAAGCCCTCCGATCAGCCGGCTGGAAGATCAAGCGAATCCGACGGATACGAAGCCCTCAGTCGAGGAAGAACTCCTACAACGAGTGGAACTACAGCAAGCTCCGCCTCTGGCAGCTCCTAGACTACGACAAGGTCATGTTCATCGACTCTGACCTCATCGTCACCAGAAGCCTCGACCACTTCTTCACCCACCCGCAGATCTCCGCCGCCCCCAACAACAAGGAAATCTTCAACTCGGGCCTCATGCTTCTCGAACCTTCCCTGTGCACCTTCAGAACTCTAATGAAGAGAAG GTGGCTGGTTCGCTCCTACAATGGTGGCGACCAGGGCTTTCTCAACGAGATGTTCCCGTGGTGGCACCGCCTCCCCAAGAAGATCAATCACCTCAAGTTCTTCCGGTCGGATGGGGGCCATGAGCACCGGATAGCGGATGATGCCTACGCATTGCACTACCTTGGAATGAAGCCGTGGATGTGCTACAAGGACTACGACTGCAACTGGGACAAGGCGGCCACGCGGAGATTCGCCAGCGACTCTGCCAATGAGAGGTGGTGGCGCGTGTATGACAGCATGCCGGAGAAGTTGAGGCAGTTCTGCGCCTTGACGCCGGAGGCGGATGCCAGGATTAGAAACAATAGGGTTAAGGCAAAGCGTGCTAAGTTTGGTGATGGACACTGGAGGATCAAGGTGAAGGATCCCAGGCAAATTCACTTGTCATGA
- the LOC125192813 gene encoding putative UDP-glucuronate:xylan alpha-glucuronosyltransferase 4 isoform X2, whose product MTAFLMQSNQNSMASKPSKPKPLTSSFLLFLIALLVFTTYYLRQLHDDFQIYPKPSLNPAWYDVVSREMGHEWFNIGLVNMDEDEAAALVTKGRVLKVEMGTLDEGLRWSDLFPEWINESSTKTRCPELPMPEFGRYEELDVVVARVPCRVCEGSGWRDVARLHVNLVVANLLVRSGRVGGERPVLAVFLGCCGPMWEIFRCDDLVLRVGDSWIYRPELRRIRQLVHLPVGSCQVSPALAQSELRGAEAYATVLHSSEAYVCGAIALAQSILQTNTTKDLILLADDHISPESIEALRSAGWKIKRIRRIRSPQSRKNSYNEWNYSKLRLWQLLDYDKVMFIDSDLIVTRSLDHFFTHPQISAAPNNKEIFNSGLMLLEPSLCTFRTLMKRRWLVRSYNGGDQGFLNEMFPWWHRLPKKINHLKFFRSDGGHEHRIADDAYALHYLGMKPWMCYKDYDCNWDKAATRRFASDSANERWWRVYDSMPEKLRQFCALTPEADARIRNNRVKAKRAKFGDGHWRIKVKDPRQIHLS is encoded by the exons ATGACAGCCTTCTTAATGCAAAG caatcaaaattcaatGGCCTCGAAGCCCTCGAAGCCGAAGCCCCTCACCTCCTCTTTCCTCCTCTTCTTGATAGCCCTCTTAGTCTTCACCACATACTACCTAAGACAGCTTCACGACGACTTCCAAATCTACCCCAAACCATCACTGAATCCAGCCTGGTACGACGTCGTATCACGGGAAATGGGGCACGAGTGGTTCAACATCGGGCTGGTGAACATGGATGAGGACGAAGCCGCAGCGTTGGTGACTAAAGGGAGGGTTTTGAAGGTGGAGATGGGAACGCTGGATGAGGGGTTGCGGTGGTCGGACTTGTTCCCAGAGTGGATCAACGAGAGCTCGACGAAGACGAGGTGCCCGGAGCTGCCCATGCCGGAGTTCGGGAGGTACGAGGAGCTGGATGTGGTGGTGGCTAGGGTTCCTTGTAGGGTGTGTGAGGGGAGTGGGTGGAGAGATGTTGCTAGGTTGCATGTGAATTTGGTGGTGGCTAATTTGTTGGTGAGGAGTGGGAGAGTGGGAGGTGAGAGGCCGGTTTTGGCGGTGTTTTTAGGGTGTTGTGGTCCGATGTGGGAGATTTTCCGATGTGATGATCTTGTGTTGCGAGTTGGTGATTCTTGGATTTATAGACCTGAGTTGAGGAGGATCAGACAGTTGGTGCACCTCCCGGTCGGAAGTTGCCAGGTCAGCCCGGCATTAGCACAATCCG AATTAAGAGGTGCAGAGGCATACGCGACAGTGCTACATTCCTCAGAAGCATACGTGTGTGGAGCCATAGCTCTAGCACAAAGCATCCTCCAAACAAACACGACCAAAGACCTCATCCTCCTCGCCGACGACCACATCTCCCCCGAATCAATTGAAGCCCTCCGATCAGCCGGCTGGAAGATCAAGCGAATCCGACGGATACGAAGCCCTCAGTCGAGGAAGAACTCCTACAACGAGTGGAACTACAGCAAGCTCCGCCTCTGGCAGCTCCTAGACTACGACAAGGTCATGTTCATCGACTCTGACCTCATCGTCACCAGAAGCCTCGACCACTTCTTCACCCACCCGCAGATCTCCGCCGCCCCCAACAACAAGGAAATCTTCAACTCGGGCCTCATGCTTCTCGAACCTTCCCTGTGCACCTTCAGAACTCTAATGAAGAGAAG GTGGCTGGTTCGCTCCTACAATGGTGGCGACCAGGGCTTTCTCAACGAGATGTTCCCGTGGTGGCACCGCCTCCCCAAGAAGATCAATCACCTCAAGTTCTTCCGGTCGGATGGGGGCCATGAGCACCGGATAGCGGATGATGCCTACGCATTGCACTACCTTGGAATGAAGCCGTGGATGTGCTACAAGGACTACGACTGCAACTGGGACAAGGCGGCCACGCGGAGATTCGCCAGCGACTCTGCCAATGAGAGGTGGTGGCGCGTGTATGACAGCATGCCGGAGAAGTTGAGGCAGTTCTGCGCCTTGACGCCGGAGGCGGATGCCAGGATTAGAAACAATAGGGTTAAGGCAAAGCGTGCTAAGTTTGGTGATGGACACTGGAGGATCAAGGTGAAGGATCCCAGGCAAATTCACTTGTCATGA